From Musa acuminata AAA Group cultivar baxijiao chromosome BXJ3-8, Cavendish_Baxijiao_AAA, whole genome shotgun sequence, one genomic window encodes:
- the LOC135644607 gene encoding ethylene-responsive transcription factor FZP-like — MSSSKTSDNTTVKAQGYTPPMMDFCQGKPYHSSSLSSPSSSSPVAGTSSGERRGRRKPTEPGRFLGVRRRPWGRYAAEIRDPTTKERHWLGTFDTAQEAAMAYDRAALAMKGTQARTNFVYADTPLTTFHAVTPFHSQSFIPQPMPPLPGQPHQLVGAATAIQPSNHSSFSIQSHRHSISAPSRRDVDSLLFRSSRDATNMPAFGSPAEMDMSNDFLFSDDTRSGYLSSIVQESRLRSSRKHSSANRGNSSSSESNAQVLSPSNQVQCQVSTSSCGATNGDPLGGGVGSMSSEDFPCLAEMSKGFWMDEPVWELSACGFPDANDINMDNLGASLPQVSVSVSTSPSVSSLTDVFDLGYPLF; from the coding sequence ATGTCTTCCTCAAAGACCTCGGACAATACAACAGTAAAAGCTCAAGGATACACCCCACCCATGATGGACTTCTGCCAAGGTAAGCCTTATCATTCATCGTCGTTGTCGTCGCCTTCCTCGTCGTCGCCAGTGGCGGGGACCTCCTCCGgcgagaggagagggaggaggaagcccACAGAGCCAGGGAGGTTCCTCGGCGTGAGGAGAAGGCCTTGGGGGAGATATGCCGCCGAGATAAGGGACCCTACGACTAAGGAGAGGCATTGGTTAGGAACGTTCGACACCGCTCAAGAGGCTGCCATGGCGTACGACAGGGCAGCCCTCGCCATGAAAGGCACCCAAGCTCGAACCAACTTCGTCTACGCTGACACCCCTCTGACCACATTTCACGCCGTCACCCCTTTCCACTCCCAGAGTTTCATCCCTCAGCCGATGCCACCGCTTCCCGGCCAGCCTCACCAGCTCGTCGGCGCTGCAACCGCCATACAACCTTCCAACCACAGCAGCTTCTCGATTCAAAGTCATCGCCATAGCATCTCCGCTCCGAGTCGCCGTGATGTCGACAGCCTTCTCTTCCGATCAAGTCGGGACGCCACCAACATGCCCGCATTCGGATCTCCAGCAGAGATGGACATGTCTAATGACTTCTTATTTTCTGATGACACTAGGTCGGGTTACTTGAGCAGCATCGTCCAAGAGAGCCGCCTCAGGTCCTCCCGCAAACACTCTTCTGCGAACAGGGGTAACAGCAGCTCGAGTGAGTCGAATGCTCAGGTGCTCTCCCCTTCCAACCAAGTGCAGTGTCAAGTATCCACCAGCAGTTGCGGTGCAACGAATGGAGACCCGTTGGGTGGTGGAGTGGGTTCGATGAGCTCAGAGGACTTCCCTTGTCTTGCAGAGATGAGCAAGGGGTTCTGGATGGACGAGCCTGTGTGGGAACTCAGTGCATGCGGATTCCCTGACGCCAACGACATTAATATGGACAACCTTGGCGCTTCACTGCCGCAGGTCTCCGTCTCCGTCTCCACCTCACCATCGGTGTCTTCACTGACTGATGTTTTCGACTTAGGTTACCCACTTTTCTGA